Within the Anaerolineae bacterium genome, the region TATGGTTCAATGCAAACAAGACCATTTTGAGCCAGGCTGGAAGATATTTCGGAATGATTATCTTGTGGAAAACCGCTGCTTCAGGTTCACCATCCCACGTTTCTCCAAAAAGATGCACTTCCCACCCATTTTCTATAAGGGAAGTGGCAAGAGAAACAGCGTACGATTCCGCTCCACCCGCATAACGACTGAATTTTTCCATTGCAAACGCAATCTTTTTCATAACACTCTTCAGATCAAAAACAATTTATGGTAGTAATTTTGTATAATATTTGCGGGATTTCCCAAACTTGGCTTTCCAGTTTTTCTCTCTCACTTTATCCCATTTCCGGCCATCAAAGTTCGGCCCCTGGCGTGTGCTGCACCAGTTGTGATGCACGACGCTCTTACCACAAAAACCGCATTTCCATTTTGCATCTTCAGGATATATTTCATCAGTCAGCCACGACGGCATTAAAATTCGCTCCATTCTCAGAAAGTATTCCAGGTCTTCAGCAATGCCGATTGGAGAATAGTCTTGATCAAAAAAACCGATCTGATTAATCATGGCAGGTCTTACCATAAAGCAGACAGCAGACCTGCCCTCTTTTTGAAATGGGATAAAAAAAGGCAGGTCCTTGTTCCTGACAAGTCGGCAGAAAGGTTCATGTCCTCCCCATTTTTCATAAATTTGCTTCAAACTCTCATTAATGACCTCAGTGGTATATGGTGTTTGTGGATTTACCCGATATTCCTTTGACAGCAAATGGGCTTCTATTAGTTCTTCCAATACAGGGGATCCGTTTTCCATGGCAGAAATCCAGCCTATCCTTTTATCGGTTTCCATGGTTTCTGCAAGTGGTTGGAGCCAATCAATGCCGAAGAACGCATCATTATTTGATATAACATAATAATCGTAATAAAAGGATTTTTCGAGCTCTTTCTCTGGAGCAAACTTTAATATTTGATTCCATGCGGCAGCCACGCCTATAT harbors:
- a CDS encoding glycosyltransferase, which encodes MSKVLIGIPVLDNVEITRACLQHLYRNTETDRSRLNVSVLIVDNGSQNNIEDIFRQEFKDPKFPTYFLRNSENIGVAAAWNQILKFAPEKELEKSFYYDYYVISNNDAFFGIDWLQPLAETMETDKRIGWISAMENGSPVLEELIEAHLLSKEYRVNPQTPYTTEVINESLKQIYEKWGGHEPFCRLVRNKDLPFFIPFQKEGRSAVCFMVRPAMINQIGFFDQDYSPIGIAEDLEYFLRMERILMPSWLTDEIYPEDAKWKCGFCGKSVVHHNWCSTRQGPNFDGRKWDKVREKNWKAKFGKSRKYYTKLLP